The following proteins come from a genomic window of Ilumatobacter coccineus YM16-304:
- a CDS encoding HNH endonuclease signature motif containing protein — translation MNHDRADAAWAVAVGADADSLERAGLDEVLVAIRLARSRLDAVELRVSRRLRYLAEQGRSEHAERAIADTTGRSHRDARDVTARDELCDDHPELADALDAGQLTAAHLDAIHAAARNLPEAVRSEYLAHTDELMERAAHVSLDAFQRECRALAKHCLAQSRRDADVDELEQQRAASKVRRWVDRSTGMHHTLLELDPVRDAKLDAAINRELARLRATDRTAHAPWQQVMVDATLNVLTGDVTEQVAPSGDGAVAHRRVVDRVPEITLVVELLHLVDLAESSGLCETDNGVPIPASTVRRLCCDAEIIPVVMDGPSTVLDEGRSKRTATRDQRRALRAVHRTCAHPGCTVGFDACRIHHVAHWLEHHGPTDFRNLLPLCERHHHLVHEGNWTLTLDEHRIATWTRPDGVIHHRGSTVDRRTESIGAPDERRRRESRADEQLAMI, via the coding sequence ATGAATCACGACCGAGCCGACGCAGCCTGGGCTGTCGCCGTCGGCGCCGATGCCGACTCGCTGGAGCGTGCCGGCCTCGACGAGGTACTCGTCGCCATACGCCTGGCGCGTTCTCGACTCGACGCCGTCGAGCTGCGCGTGTCTCGACGGCTGCGATACCTCGCCGAGCAGGGCCGATCAGAGCATGCCGAGCGCGCCATCGCCGACACGACCGGACGCTCACACCGCGACGCTCGCGACGTGACCGCCCGAGACGAGTTGTGCGATGACCACCCCGAACTCGCGGACGCACTCGATGCCGGCCAACTCACCGCGGCGCATCTCGACGCGATCCATGCCGCGGCCCGCAACCTGCCCGAGGCAGTCCGGTCCGAGTACCTCGCTCACACCGACGAGCTCATGGAGCGCGCCGCTCACGTGTCGCTCGACGCCTTCCAGCGGGAATGTCGCGCGCTGGCAAAGCACTGCCTGGCGCAGTCACGGCGCGATGCCGATGTCGACGAGTTGGAGCAGCAGCGTGCCGCGTCCAAGGTTCGCCGTTGGGTCGACCGCTCGACCGGGATGCATCACACGTTGCTCGAACTCGACCCGGTGCGCGACGCGAAGCTCGATGCGGCCATCAACCGCGAGCTCGCTCGCCTGCGGGCCACCGATCGCACGGCGCACGCGCCATGGCAGCAGGTCATGGTCGACGCCACACTCAACGTCCTCACCGGTGACGTGACCGAGCAGGTCGCGCCGTCCGGCGATGGTGCGGTCGCTCATCGTCGGGTGGTCGATCGAGTTCCCGAGATCACACTCGTCGTCGAGCTGCTCCATCTGGTCGACCTCGCCGAGAGTTCCGGGTTGTGCGAGACCGACAACGGGGTGCCGATTCCGGCCTCGACGGTTCGCCGACTCTGTTGTGACGCCGAGATCATCCCCGTCGTGATGGACGGCCCGTCGACCGTGCTCGACGAAGGCCGGTCGAAGCGCACCGCGACACGCGATCAGCGGCGAGCGCTTCGTGCGGTACACCGCACCTGCGCCCATCCCGGATGCACCGTGGGGTTCGACGCGTGTCGGATCCATCACGTTGCGCACTGGCTCGAACACCACGGTCCGACCGATTTCCGCAACCTGCTCCCGCTGTGCGAGCGCCATCACCACCTGGTCCACGAGGGCAACTGGACGCTCACGCTCGACGAGCATCGAATCGCCACGTGGACTCGGCCCGACGGCGTGATCCACCACCGCGGTTCCACGGTCGATCGGCGAACCGAGTCGATCGGAGCACCCGATGAGCGGAGGCGGCGCGAGTCCCGCGCCGACGAGCAACTCGCCATGATCTGA